The sequence ctcgcacaaaccgatcgttttgtgtcttaggacatcaatgtgccgtcacgagccgcaggttttaattttgatttgtctaagcaagtttcatttactgttatagttgaagttcccatctactgctattatttgactgacagagggcagcggttgcagttaaaaatcataatttgtgtttgactgaagaaaaaaagtcacctacatcttggatgcactgggggtaagcagataaacatcaaattttcatttttgggtgaactatccctttaactatatacacttacacttattagggcccgagcaccgatggtgtgaggaccctattggaattgctcagccaattattcttcttctccaaaatgaatcacatttttgagggcctaaacattctcaaaaactcatgaaactttgcacacgcatcagaagtggtgaaaatttacatctgatatgggtttcagaattaggtgtggcaaaatggctcgatagcgccacctacaaaatttcaattaagcgcccttcgtgctacgttttacgtacagttatgaaattcggtagacagatgtaacagcccaatacctacaaaaaagcccctgggtgcaaagtttgtaaactcaacaggaagtgagatatttagacttttctctacaaaattttggcagtttttgccatttccagatgttgtactttaacgaactcctcctagagctttaatcagatcaacatcatatttgatCAGTCTAATGAAgggtccgtggcggcctggcaaagttcgatgtttcgccatgaaacaggaagttgttgtaactctggcatacaatgtctgatctgccccaaacttcacatgttttattagagtcctgaccggaagacatctatatgacaatattcagttacagtcatagcgccacctgggggcaacaggaaatgtcatgttttacactgtgatgaactcctcatagagatcaaaccagatcaacatcatatatggccagtctaatcttaaggcctttgagatgttaaattgcaaagatcttgagttttcgttgaagggcgtgtccgtggtgaccgacaaagtctgatgtttcgccatgtaaggtgaataacttttttgagggccgaaacatactcaaaaactcatgaaacatTGAAGAtgtgtcagaagtggtgaaaatttacgtctgatgtgggtttcggaattgagtgtggcaaaatgtctcgatagcgccacctaaaaaatttcaacgaagtgcccctgacactacattttacgtacaggtatgaaatttggtacacacatctaacagcccaatacctacaaagaagtctcttggagtgaaatctgaaaaccaactagaattgagatattttgaattttctttgcaaaatttgtgcagttttggccatttccacatgttgtactttaacgaactcctcctagagctttaatcagatcaacatcatatttggtcagtctaatctaaaggcctttgagacgttaaattgcgaagatctagagttttcgctgaaaggcgtgtccgtggcggcctggcaaagttcaatgtttcgccatgaaacaggaagttgttgtaactcgggcatacaatgtctgatctgccccaaacttcacatgttttattagagtcctgacctgaagacatcttcataacaatattcagttacagtcatagcgccacctgcaggcaacatggaaatgacatgttttacactgtgattaactcctcatggagatttaaccagatcaacatcatatgttgtcagtttaatcttaagaccttagtgatgataaatatcaaagatcttgagttttcgctgaagggcgtgtccgtggcggtctcacaaagtctgatgtttcgccatgaaagaggaagctgctgtaactcaggcatacaatgtccgatctgctccaaacttcacatgtgtgataagagtcctaacctaaagacgtctatatgataatattcagttagtcatagcgccacctgctggcaacaggaagtggcatgctttatactgtaattcactaccagattcacatttcatcatgccacgaagtaccagacatgctagaaacacgttaaatcatgcaacacttggctgagtgctaatgtatgcgattaacgccacgaaagaaacaggaagttgttgtaactcaggcatacaatgtcggatctgcttcaaacttcacatgttcaatgatagtcctggcctgaagacatcaacatggcaaatttcagttacggtaaaagcgccacctgttggccgcaggaagtgtggcatttcgaaatgactttggcataattctcctgtattcactcacttaaatgcatgacgcccactgttcactgttttcctgaggctaacgggtggcggtgagcccgggtgcgagggccctctcaacgctgcttgcagctttaattttaagttatttccactattgcgcgttgttgccatatggcaacatatcataaagtaccttaaaataatattttttttccaattttttttacagcagcTTCAAGTTAAGCCAttgtaagaaaagaaaaagagtcaaatattttttttttatataaatttatcatAATGCGTGTGGTAACGTTAGAGGGTTAAGAATCTCGCCGACATtagtaggtcatctgggtacttttgcctactgttttatgaatactaatACTTTTTCGGCTACAAAGGAACTTCGATTTCGGATCAGAGGCAGCGTCTGGCTTTCAGCGTCGGATGCAGTTTCAAGATAAAATGGAAAACCTCGAAAACCCTCCCTGTGTTTTCGTTTTGTTTAGCTCCATCTAGCGGTTATTATGAACACTAACGAGTAGCATATGCGTAAGTATGTAACCATGGCAACAGATGGCTCCAGTCGTCACTTTGACAAACATCTACAGtcattttaatcacatttatatatcACAAAAGTATCAAAGAaacgtttttttcttttctttaaaatgtgtTAGGTGCGCTAAAAGACTAAAATAATTCGCACACTACATGTTGCCTGTAGTAACAGCTGGAACGGCTCTGATTTCGGACGAAGCAAGGGTAGGAAAATCtcatatacaaaatgtatttataggGCAGATGgcatagttattattattttttaaatctaaaattATTCTCACTATATTAATGTGTTAATTCGACAGCTGTACAACTTTCTCCACTGCTTTCAACTGTTTATTCAGACGCCATTTTGATTCTCTCAACCAAACGTTTCGCACGCAAACAAAGTGCAAATCTCCAAAACGTGTTGTACATTAATAGTATATACAATTAGCTGTCAAATGGCATCCATTAATTGAAGAGCGAGCAGCTGGCACTGGTAGAAGGAGAGTACTGTAGGAGGGTCTGGCATGAGATGGACTGCACATCGTGGTCAGGGAGCGTGCCAAATGCCATTCCAGTGCCTCTGCAACAGGGGTCGAAGGTTTAGAAACATTGTGGCTCAGAAGACAGATGTCCATGTGGCCCGGGTAGATATTATCATTCTGCTTGAGAGCTGAAATCACCTGCACATTAAAGAGTTCACATTTTTCTGTCAAATTTTACAAATCCTAAACTCAGATAAAGTACATTTTTACCCGTGCAGCACAATTTGTTTCGAATTTTCCACAGAAAATTTATGGAGTTATGACCcattttactgtattcacaactAGTATCAAGTGTGTCACCATATGGTGATCACAGTAGGTGGATCCACGCTTCTAAACATGCATTCTTGCTGCTGCTGCCTTACAATGGTGGACTGCATACTGTCCACCTTAATGCTCTCGCTATGAGGCTTGTGGTACTTGGCAGCATCCTCTGTATAATGACCGACTGCGGTTTTCATGTTGTCCTTAGAGACTTTATAAATGTTAGATTTATGTGCTGGAATGGGGGTTACCTTTTCTTATTCTCTATCTGAACTGTATGTAATTGGTGTTACAGTTTTGTGTATGCAAAAATTAACAGTCTGTTATGTGTCTTACAGATTTGACTGTCAAAAAGGATCTGAAGAATCAGAGAACAAGGTAAGCCTCATGTTTACtaagtggttgctatggtgctgCTTGTCAATTTCTAAGGCATTCTGGGTGGATGGGTTACCTatgcatagatagatagacagtcaaGACAGACAAAGTccaaatagacagacagacagacagacaaatagacagatagatagacagtcaaGAGAGATGAAgtccagatagatagatagatagatatatagatagatagatttcaatgggcaatattttttttgaacAATATTTGATAGAAACATTATTGCCTTGATTGCAAAACAAAGCAGAACTGCTTCTCCATATGACAAGACACCTCCGATTCCTGCATATCCAGCTGTCTCACAGGCGTTGTGATGACACAGGAGGGGACATGTTTCCATTTTTCCAAATGATCCAGACATCTCACAGTCTCCTCAGAGGAGCATCTATCCTCCATCACTGTCAGTCATTGGTCTCCTGGGGGCATATGGTTTACTGCCACAGACCTTTTCCACTTCAGTCATTAGGGTGCCTTGTAAATGAACTTAGACTTATGGACAAATCTTGCTGAATGACTCATTCCAGCCCAAATGTGATCTTGAGTTACACATTGCTAAAACAGGACACATTCCCGTCCTCGACGTCCGGAAGCTTTACGATGTAATTAATCAAATGTTGATTCCACAAGGGTCAATAGAGTTTCGGGAGAGACGGATGTCGATTTCTCAGCTAAGTGAAAAAACAAGTGGTGTTGAAGGCAAGGCCCAGTGTGGATGCGCTGGATAAATCCATCAGGGGCGCTGACAACCAGCCGTCAGTGGTTGCACATCTGCGCCCATCTGCCCGAGGCTCGTGTCTTTTATtgcttttcattgctttcttCAGATGAGAGCAGAAGTTCAGTGAGACTGAATCTCACGTCCCCTGGAAACTGAGGCGATTATTACACTGCAAAATGTTAGATTAATCATTAAATTAAAGGTACTTTAGCTCGTGATCACTGAGAGAACCTGATTGTTGACTGAATTAGAAGAGATCAGTGCAAAGCTCAACACTAAGCATGGCCGTAGTGACAGAGTTTTGGGCCAGTTGATGGAAATGCATTTTCATTAAGTCTCATTTAATGAAGTGAAAATGATGTGGtgtgtagccaagtatggtgtcccatactcggaatttgtgccCTGCATttcaaatttgtttttataacaaaaaaaagttctattttttgcaaatgtaaaggccctctTACACcaagggccctatcatacacccggcgcaatgcgtcGCCAGGCAcaacaaaagtgtttttttactAGTTTCAGCCATTTTGCAATTATCTTTTTCACGTCCTGTGCCACATTGCTTAcacagcaaatgcatttgcacccATTTGTTCACCCATGGGCATgttggtctgaaaacgaggtgtgttcaggtgcactGTTGGcgcgttgctattttgaggcaactgaaatagactgcgccattgaccaactgaaacctgctctaaagtcaacgccgcaatatttttttttgttatttaaacagcgtgttagtaatatgtaataatacacacacacagggatgagaagcagcacacaaacatgccaaatatttaaaataaaatgattacaatgtaaaagattattactgtgtgcataaagataaaaatgataTGGTGGAATCCGGCTGGTCCTGTAGATGGTCTGCTTGCACACTTTAACTTTAACATCCTCGCGCATGAGCAGATTACTAGAGAAGCATTCATTTTTTCCGATTGCAAAGTCCACCATGTAAAtagattggtttattgcacgttatgcccaaaacacacccattactcattaagagaatagggacaacccttttagacaaTGCGCAGGGCGCCCAGACCATTTTTCCGtcattaaactagcaaaagtggatttggacatgcACTAAGTACACTTGCGCCATGCGCTTTAGACTATGCACTTAGATCGTTAAATTAGGGCcccaaaagtgaaataaataagcctcaggctgaaggaaatgcaaattcacgctTGTACAATAGAGGGCACAGTCCAGACAAACAAGcttttcagctgtgctgccattctggaatacagaagaataggatgcaggagaagtagtaaatgagtaaatgtatgctcacatttagtctagaactagtcTAACCATCATGcttacacagcacacacaacgcctcctgatttctctcaacatggggacaagagagctgtcagtcaataaatggcaaaacaaagtaacttattttacttatttgtaaaagtaactcagatattttgctgtaaattaacaagtaatgtgttactttactagttacctgaaaaaagtaatctgattacataactcgtgttacttgtaatgcgttacccccaacactgctagCAACCTTCGGGGtacaagtctgactctctaagattaggccacaactgcccccTTAACATTTCTGACCACAGTAGCTCTTGTGGTCTGGGCATGTGCCACAGTGGGTTCGAACCCACAACCTGAAAGGTTTGTGGCATTACAGATTGCGCCACTCAGTTGAGCATatgcattttgttttatgtaCCTTACCTGAAAACCTGAACATTTGGTTTTCTGTCATGTAGCCTATTGAAGATTGTTGATTCTGCAaattcaggttatttaaatatcTCATCATGGTAAAGCTGGTTTAGATGAAGGTTTGAAGAAGCATCAGTTGACCAGTTTAAATGATAAACAAATCAGGCTATGCCATTTTTTTTTCGAGCCAAGTTACAGATTCAAAAGTTTTGATTCTCTACgctttttatatgtttttgaaagtctcttatgctcacaaaggctgcatttatttgatcaaaaatacagtaaaaacagtaatattgtaaaaaattattgcaatttaaaataagtgttttgtattttaatatattttaaaatgtaatttatttcagcTGCCATTACTCAAGTCAagatcacatgatcctttagaaatcattctgatatgctgatttgctgctcaagaaacattccttATTATTATCAAGGTTAAAAACagatgcttaatatttttatggaaactgcGAAGTtcaaaaagacaacatttatttgaaataaatgtcacaatttactgtcactttcgattaatttaatgcatccttgagttataaaagtatttgtactgaccccaaacttttgattaatagtgtatgtttattaatttatgGTGAAGTCGTTAAAATATCAGCTGTGCATGTATAAATTTACTAGACCAGAATAAAAAGTCCTTGAAATATGAAACATAAAACCACTTTCATTTAATTAAACACACTTTAGAATCTTCATTAAAGCTAGAATAATCTTCACGATTCACAATATTTTGTCTCTTGTTTAAAACCTGAAGGACATCTGTAAACTTGTGATGAAAAAATGTCATCGTTTGATTGCTTCGTTTGATTGCTTTTTGGCAGACAGGTAATAGAAAAGTGCATGTTTACCACAGCAACGGACCAGGTGAGATGTCAATAGCTTAGCATGCATCATTGGTCACCTGTCTTCAACCTTACCATCAATATTCAACCTGATGCCTCATGGCAGCGTGTACTTCAGCTCATCACTCAAAACAAGCGTTTCCCCAGCTGCTCCAGAGACTGTGCACGTTAATGTGAAGATGCAGATGTTTGACCACACCTGGCAGCTGTCCCTCTTCCCCCTTCTACACGGTGCTTCCCTCCTGTCTGAGCGCGCACAGCTCTACCCGGCTCCCCTGCAGATCGTGCGGATATGGGGAATCCTGGTGACTGAGATGAGCTATGTGTTTCCCCCCGGAGTCTCCTGTCCCCCGAGGAGCCACGCTGCCTTCCCATTTTCTCACAGTCACTTCCTCCCCTGTCAACCTGGGAATGTGCTGGCAACCATCAAACCACAGAGACCAGGAAAACTTTTCCCGTGTGACAGATATAACAACTCGGGGAAACCATTACTGTTCCTGTTTATCATACACTTGCCATTACCTGGCACAAAGGACGGCGTTGcaaatgatgcacaagaaaacaAATCAATCATTCTTCTGCTGATCGTGATTCATTGCACGAACGCTCCTGCATATAGAACAGGATGAATTAGGAAGGGATGCACCTGATTATGAGATGGTAAAACGCTTATCGATATTTTCAAGAGCGTTCATTTGAGATGTTCAGGCTTTAAAGAACCCACATTTAACCGTATGTGGCAAATGATCCCGAATCCACGGCGCATTATCTCAACCCAAATGTGGAAAGAAATGTTATTGCTCAGGGACTTTTAATCTCCCACAACCCTCTGTTCATTTCAGAGCAGTTCCCACCTGGTTTCCATGGCATCTGTCCAACTCACAGCAGGAAAGGAAGCAGATCTCGGCAGTGCTGAGTTCGCCCTCTTCTGGACGGAAGTGAGGGCTCCAATAAGCCCTGGTCTAATTAGCCATGCTGTCAAAACATTTCTGCACAAGTCCTTTAAGAAAACTCTGCTGCATGCTCACGCGGAACTATTCCGAGGGGAGATTTGTTAATTTGGGCTTATGTAACACTGCAGCTTGCTGCCATTAtgggaaaaataaatgaaaaggtCAAATGATAGTAAATTCAACCCAAAAGGAACCTCTTAACACAGTTCGGACAACACCCTTTATCCACTGAACGCATTGTACATAAAAAGACACAACGTGGAACGATTTTCCCCTGATCAGGTCCCATGTTTATCAACCAATCGGATTAAATCATTCAAGTACAGAATGAGATGTTTCCAGATATTAAAGATTCAAAACTCAAGTAGTGCAGTTTTAACCTTTCTTGTAAAGCAATTTGAAATAATAGAGTTAAACATATAAAGCAAGCACCTTTATTTGTTTGAACAGATACATAGATTTATATCGTACACTTTTTTGCTATTTTGTGTTCTTATACATGTACTAACCGTGGTTAAAAAAAGGCAACTGTTAATGGAAACAATGGCAAGTATACAATACAATTAGCAAACATATCAAAATCagtttttacaacatttttagCAACCAATTCTTTCTATTGGTCTGCCATAGTGCAAACTGTGTGGTTTGAAGACAGAGTGTTAGCGTGATATTAACATTCATTCTTACAGTTCCGACGTCTCTGTCTCGAACGCATTTCAACGTGTAGACCGCATTCACAGCGCCTCTGCTTCAAGTCCTTCTCTCCCCTAATGCCGATCTCAATAATACTTCAAGTGTGTAGGCCTGTTCGACAGATGAGTAGTGGACAAAAGCTATGATTAACAATTCGATCTGTGTGTTTATTGCAGTGTATGTGGAAGTTGGCGTCAGATAACTGTATTCAAGCTCTGTTCAATGTTCGAGAGTCCCTCTCTGTTTCTCTTGGATACTCTTCTTAAACAAGCTCACCGGTTACAGCTGTTACAGCAAAGATCTAAATGATTGTATTTCGGAGTGGTTGCATAATACGATTTTTGTATGTTGTCTGCGTATCCTAATGAGAGTATTCTGACAAggtgaaaacatgaaataaagCAGAGAATGTCGTCCATTTAAATAGTGTCCACTCCCAAGTCCAGCCAGTAGACATTCCTTTAGTATATCCTTGTGACATTGAACTCCTGTGGCAGAGATATTGATTTAgaggaaaatgacaaaaaacataGTCAAATGAAGCAGTGCCCAGAGAGTGAGTGAGCGTCCTTCTATTGCACAGTGTCTTGCGGAAAGCACTGATAATGGATGGTGGGTGGTGTGATCAGATGTCCGGGTCTTTGAGACGGATCAAGTCCTgtctgggcactggttcacgaGCAGCCACAGCGGTCTACTACCATTGAGGGGATCTTGCCGTAGATAATCTGCTCTTTGCCATTGAAGTAAAGCATGTTGATGGGAGACATCTTGGTGGGGGTGCAGCAGGGCCCGGCGGTGCCTCGCGGATTGGCCTTGTTCACCAGATGGGTGTGGGGATACTTCTGCAGGTGCATGTAGTCGCATTCTCCCGAACAGTAATTCGCCTTATAGCGTTTCGGAGCAATAATCCAGTCCCAGCCGAAGTCCTCGAAGTCCACAGTGAGAGGGTATCTGCAGCATCGAGACTCTGAGGAATTCTCATCGCAGTCCAGTCCAGAGTCCCTCCGGATTCGCTTTGGGCCCTCTGAGATTTTCACCTCCATAAAGGGGAGCTGTGAGAGAAAGAACCCAAAGAACCAGCGCTTCAGTTTACTCTTGGTACTTTCATATCTATGGCTAACTCTCATCTGACGTCGAGATTGCTTTGTCCAAGCATTAACGAATGCTACAGCTAGCCAATACAGATATGATTAGGAAAGGGAATGAATTTAACGATTCTGGTTCCGATTCCACTTAACAATTCCTGTTCCTTAATAGTGCCATTAAGGATTcttctggtaaaaaaaaaaataataataattcaattcATATTGCATTTACTGCCCCCAgcaaatcatgggatcattttagaTTTCAGAAGAATCAATATACAGAAATACAGGCAATacaatttttgcttttttaatgaCTGTTCTCACACTTTGCattatatttatgttaaaaatactaaaacattCTTTTTATAATGTACCGCTGATTACAACACAAGTTGTCATGTGAGCAACCACTAACTACTCTGATTTGAGTTTCAGGAGccttaacatgattttttttcagtttgtttCGAGTCAGATATGGCGAAAGTAACTTGCGATTCTTTGAGTCAGTTTAATTCTGTAACCGTTTCGATTGATTCTTAAGTGTTTTTCACGAAAAAGAACCGGCCAATAAGAGTCATTCGTTCGGGAATCGGACTGTACTAAGGTGATGAATGCTGTTGATTCATTACAAGAACTAGGTCAAAAGAATCGTTAGTTCTAAAACCGAATTACAGTGGTCGCGCTGTTCGCTTTTGATTCACTCAAAAGAACCGGATTGAAAGAATCATTCGTTCAGGTATCGGGTCCCGAATGTTTCGAGCTCTAAATTCTGATGTGGTGTTGCGCGCTCCGAAACATGCAAgtaataaaaatgtgcacacaTTCTTGGGAGATTactgatttaaaacaaaatgttgtttaaCTAGACCGTACAATTTCTTGATATTGTCGATTTCTGCTGGCAGAGCTCTGTCTAAAAGCGGTTGTATTGTGTAAAAAACGCACATTTGGTAGCAAAACAGCTCAACTCACCAGTCCATCCTCTCCAGCCTCAGCTGAGGTGACGGCCAAGTCGTTTCCCTTCGCGTCATACGCGTTTATCTCGATGCCCCAGTTGGTCTCCGGTTGTCTTAACCACACCGAGAGCACCTGCTTTACGTCTATACTCTGCCAAGACGTGACTCCTGCGTTCACATCGATCTTCAGGGATCGTATTCGTATGTGTCTTCCTCCGTCCGTAACGGGCATCAGTCGTGATATCTGTAAGAAGACGGTGGTCGCTTCTTCAGCCGGTCTCAGATGAACCCAGAGCTGCGCTCTTACGATCCGGTTCGCTTGGATTTTCGGACTGAAGGAGAAAAAACAACACTTCGGTTTCCGATCTACTTGAACGATGGGGTCAGCTGAAAAACAAAGAAGAGAAAGTAAATTATACGGGATCTACTGGTTTTATTAGCCTATTAAAGAGGTCCGTGAAATGACGCACTGATATAAATGAAAAGagacaaaatgtaaaatgtaacttttaaagAAATAACGTTGACTACGCCCACAAAACCAAATACATTACAGACATAAAGGAGACatttatatgtaaaattttgATCGACAATATAGCCTTTGTAGTTTGTATACATGTAGttatttaaaaggaaaaaaatgaaaaagacatGCAAATCATATACATACGGCACTGCAGAAGCCATTAAAAACGAATGGATCGGCTACAGATATAGTGTCTATATTTAGACACTACATATAAAAGGCGTTACACATAATAGGCTACACATTTTAACCTACAGACTGGCTAAGATACGAACCGATTTACAGTTTATAGCCTATCACGTGTAGTAAAGGTGAAAACATTTTCTTCTGACCGACGCTGGTGCGCTTTTGCCGCGCTTCCATGTTCAGCGTGCGTAAAATTGCTTTAGCAAGGCTGAGAAAAGAGGGGCACAAAGCCTCAAAAAACAGGAATCGGCTTTATACATCGTAACTGTGCATTTTATGCCCAATAGCTGCCTTGTGGGTGCAACTGGCTTGGGCACAAAGACTGCGTAAAGGGTCTCTCCAAGTAGACATATTCTTTGTCCATTGTTAAGAGGATACATTTACATGAATGAATCTTTGAAATAGATGATCCTTACGCTCTGTGGCCATGGTCATGATGGTCTCTGTGGTGGCATGTTCATCATCCTCTTCCACAGCTCCATCCTTACTGTCATCCCCCAGAACATCGTACTGATCCAGAAGTTGTTGCAAAGGCGGTGCTTTGGGTAACAGCTGTTTGACCACGTCCCGGCTGATGTTTGGAGCCTGTTTGAGTCGGAGTTTGCTAAGAATTTGGGACTTGATGGCATGCAGTCTCATCAGCTTGCTGTGTTGTCTAAACTCACATGTGGAACACTGCTCGCTTTCCTCCGTGGCTGTGGAAGGCTGCTGGTGCGCCGTTATATCTCCATTACCCACTGGACCACATGCAATTAATACACTTAGAGAAATTAAAACCTGCGTAAAATGCATGTTCCAAGGCGTGCTAGAGGATGTTTGCTATGTTTGATCTGATTTGCTATGGAAATGAACCTCACCACGCACCGGACAAGTAGATGTCATGCTTAAATTCGGCAAGGCTTTTTATACTGCAACTTTGGCCACTCTATTGTGTCGTAAGATTCAATGATTGGCTGAGCTGGCAACAATAAACCTAATGGACAGAGCTGGACTTCTTTCGCAGTTCTTAAAGAGGTATGACACCTCTTAGAGGACTCGTGGAGGAACCAGTTGAACTTGAATGCAAATTATGCACATGTATATGAAAAATGCgcacatttattataatatttcacagccAGCGTACTCCCCGTGTGTCTGTGGTCAAAAGCAACTGACTCATAACGTGAAGGCTACATGtgatatttatgtatataaaataataagcaacagaatatttgttttaataataaaaacagtacatTGCAATATAAGGCACCTTGATACTTGACAACATGAGCAGCATGTTTGATATATTGTAGGTGATTGGTAGCCCTAACATGTGAATTATATATGTGAATAACTTGCTAAGATGACATTATGTTCTCAAACACTGCCTTTGTGACATTTAGTTTCCCcctttctttatttttcttgtgGTATTTGAAAAAGAGGCATTTGGATCATATTCACGTAGTATCTGTCAATGC is a genomic window of Chanodichthys erythropterus isolate Z2021 chromosome 14, ASM2448905v1, whole genome shotgun sequence containing:
- the mstnb gene encoding growth/differentiation factor 8 gives rise to the protein MHFTQVLISLSVLIACGPVGNGDITAHQQPSTATEESEQCSTCEFRQHSKLMRLHAIKSQILSKLRLKQAPNISRDVVKQLLPKAPPLQQLLDQYDVLGDDSKDGAVEEDDEHATTETIMTMATEPDPIVQVDRKPKCCFFSFSPKIQANRIVRAQLWVHLRPAEEATTVFLQISRLMPVTDGGRHIRIRSLKIDVNAGVTSWQSIDVKQVLSVWLRQPETNWGIEINAYDAKGNDLAVTSAEAGEDGLLPFMEVKISEGPKRIRRDSGLDCDENSSESRCCRYPLTVDFEDFGWDWIIAPKRYKANYCSGECDYMHLQKYPHTHLVNKANPRGTAGPCCTPTKMSPINMLYFNGKEQIIYGKIPSMVVDRCGCS